The Chryseobacterium indologenes genomic sequence CTGACGTCAAGCTCGTTGCTTTGGAATTTAAGGAATAACTCCTGAGATGATTTAAGATTAAAAAACTTCTGAAGTTTATTAATTTCTTCGTCATTAAAGTTGATTTTCGCATGTCGCAGTTTTCGCTGCAGGATTTCCTTTCCTTCTTCTACCAACTGGTTTTTCTGAGAGTTCAGATAACTTTTGATTTTTGACTTCGCTTTGGAGGTAACGACAAATTCCAGCCAGTCAGACTTTGGTTTCTGATTTTGGGAAGAAAGAATGTCTACCTGATCTCCGTTCTGGAGAATATAGGAAATCGGAACCAGTTTTCCGTTGATCTTTGCTCCTAAACATTTCATTCCCAAATCGGAATGCACAGAAAATGCAAAATCCAGAGCCGTAGCATTGGTAGGAAGGATCTTAATTTCTCCTTTCGGGGTAAATACAAATACCTCTTTGGAATAAAGGTTAAGTTTGATATTATCCAAAAGTTCAGAAGTAGAAAGATTCTGCTGCTGTTCCAATACTTCCCGGATTTCTGTTACCCATTTTTCAAAATTACGGTCATCAGAGCTTTGTTTGTATCCTTCTTTATATTTGTAATGGGCAGCAACCCCTTTTTCAGCGATTTCATCCATTCGTTCCGAACGAATCTGTACTTCAATCCATTTTTTATCCGGACCCAGAACAGTTAAATGTAAACTCTCATATCCTGTAGAACGTGGCTGAGTGATCCAGTCACGCATCCTTGATGGATTACTGTGGTATACATCGGTAACGATAGAGTAGATTTTCCATGCCAGGAACTTTTCATTTTTAGCATCAGATTTATAAATAATTCTGATCGCATAATTATCAAAAACCTCTTCAAATGAAACACCCTGCTTCAGCATTTTTCTGTAAATGGAAGAGATGGCCTTGGCGCGGCCTTTGATTTTGAAATTCAAGCCTTCTTCCCTTAGCCTTTCCGAAACTTCTTTTGTGAATTCCTGAATATATCTTTCACGGTTTTCCTTGGCCAATTCCAATTTTTCCGTGATTTCATTATAGATTTCCGGGTTATTGTATTTTAACGAAAGATCTTCCAGTTCGGACTTGATGTTATACAATCCCAGACGGTGAGCCATCGGAGCATAAATATAAACCGTTTCTGAAGCGATTTTTTTCTGCTTATCGGGAGCCATGCTTTCCAGGGTTCTCATATTGTGAAGACGGTCCGCAATTTTAATGAGGATGACCCTGAAATCTTCAGAAAGCGTCAATAAAAGCTTCCTGTAGTTTTCAGACTGCACAGAGATATTCTGATGGTTCATGATGGATATTTTCGTTAATCCGTTCACGATAGCAGCAATTTTTTCTCCGAAGATTTTTTTCAGATCTTCATAGGTGTAGTCAGAATCCTCGATCACGTCATGCAGGAGCGCACACGCAATAGACGTTGCTCCCAAACCAATTTCTGTTGCCACAATTTTGGCTACAGCAATGGGATGGTAGATGTAGGGCTCTCCGGTTTTTCTCCTTTGATCTTTATGGGCATCCAACGCAATATCAAATGCCTTTCGGATAAGTTTGTTGTTTTCCTCATCCAAAGTTCTGTATGTGTTCGAAATCAGATCCTTATATCTGGCAAGGATCTCTTTGTTCTCTTGTTCTAAGTCGTAACTCATTTGTGCAACTGCCTATATTTGAACGAAAATACGAAAATTTTTACGTTTTTCAAACATAAAAGATCCGCAGAAGGCTCTACGGATCTTTTGCAGTTATTAGCTTTTAAGTCGTTTAAAACTTTACTTCCGAGTTCATACCGTCACTTGACGTTTTTATTTTTATATCAGGACTATTATGGATATCAGCCCTGTTTCTCGCATCAATGTATTTCTTAATAGTATCATAATTGGTCTCTGCCATACTCATACCCTCAAACAAATAGGTTTTTAGAGCCGTATTCTGAATAAAAATATTCCGGGCACTTTCTATCTGACTGTTGTCCTTTACAGTAACACTTGCCAGATACTGAGAATTATGAGAATTATTATTAAGGTATATCATGTAATCTGAATCTTCAAATCCTGAATTTTCTAAATCACTTTCAAGCTTCTTGTAATCGCTGTGGTGCTCAAATAGCCCCGCTAGTATATTTGACATAGTTAATTGGTTTAAAGTTATGACTAAAGTTAATGATTATTTTTCTATTTATTTAATAAAAATTGTTAATTAACATTCTGATCATAACATAAATTACAATTGATTAAAATTATACTAAACAAACGTTTGATTTATAATGATTGTAGTAATTTTTTTTGATCAGTCTCGAAAATTGGGGAATGTGGGCCTCTACGTTTTGTGAAATTTTAGAATACTACCAAGCGGTGTAAAGAATGGAACCTTTTTCTATTCAGATTAACAATTTTTTTTTTGCTAAGTTCCGCAACTTTTGTACTTACTCCGTTTTTTTTTCAATTATTGAACGTGATGATTGAAAACTCTGAATTTTTCGATGTGGGATAAAAAATAAAAGCCCTGGCAGTGACTCCGGGGCTTTCTATTTGTGTATATTAAATTCTTTCGTTCTTTATTTCTTCTACGATTTCAGGGTTTAGAAGAGTAGAAATATCTCCAAAGTTACTGAAATCACCTTCTGCGATTTTTCTCAATATTCTTCTCATAATCTTTCCTGAACGTGTTTTAGGAAGCCCTGAAACAAATTGTATCTTATCCAGTTTGGCAATCGGTCCGATCTGATCAGCAATCAGCTGGTTGATTTCTTTCTTAAGATTTTCCTTATCACGGCTTTCTCCGGTTTCTTTAAGGGTTACATAGCCATATAAACCGTTTCCTTTGATGTCATGCGGGTAACCTACGATGGCAGATTCCGCAACGGCAGGATGCTGATTGATGCTGTCTTCGATAGGAGCCGTTCCCAAATTGTGTCCGGAAACGATAATCACATCGTCTACACGTCCTGTAATTCTGTAATAACCCACTACATCCCTTAAAGCACCGTCACCGGTAAAGTATTTTCCCGGAAAAGCAGTGAAGTAAGTTTCTTTATATCTTTGGTGGTCTCCCCAGATGGTTCTTGCGATCCCCGGCCATGGAAAACGGATGCATAGATTTCCGGTCACCTGGTTTCCTGTAATTTCGTTACGTTTATCATCCATCAGCACCGGTTGGATACCCGGTAAAGGCAGGGTAGCATAGGTGGGTTTTGTAGGGGTAACAAAAGGAAGTGGTGAAATCATAATTCCTCCCGTTTCGGTTTGCCACCACGTATCTACAATAGGACATTTTTTCTTACCTACATGATCGTTAAACCAGTGCCACGCTTCGTCATTGATCGGCTCACCCACAGATCCGATCACCTTTAATGTGCTTAAATCATGCTTGTCTACCCATTCCGTACTTTCTTTTGCCAGTGAACGGATAGCGGTAGGAGCGGTATAAAATTGTGTGATTTTATGTTTTTCAATGACTTCCCAGAAACGATCCGGCTCCGGATAAGTAGGAACTCCTTCGAAAATAACTGTAGTGGCACCATTCAATAAAGGTCCGTAAAGAATATAAGAGTGGCCTGTAATCCAACCGATGTCGGCGGTACACCAATAAATATCATTTTCCTTATAATTAAAGACATTTTTAAAAGTATATGCGGTATAAACCATATAACCGGCAGAAGTATGAAGCATTCCTTTTGGCTTTCCTGTAGATCCTGAAGTATACAGAATGAAAAGAGGATCTTCTGAGTCCATGATAACCGTTACGAAATCCGGGGAAGCTTTATCGTATAAGTCGGCCATCCAGTAATCGCGGCCTTCTTTCATGTTGATTTCATTATGAGTCCTTTTCACTACAAGCACCTTTTCAACCGTTGGTGTTTTTTCCAGGGCTTCATCCACAATAGTCTTTAAATCCAGAACTTTACTGCCTCTATAACTTCCGTCTGAGGTAATGACCATTTTAGCTTCGCAATCATTTACTCTTGAGGCCACGGCCGCTGCCGAGAATCCTGCAAAAATAACGGAATGAACTGCTCCCAGTTTGGCACAGGCCAGCATCGTAATAGCCAGTTCGGGAATCATAGGAAGGTAGATGCATACCCTGTCGCCTTTTTGAATTCCCATTTCACTGAGAACATTGGCGGTTTTATTGACACGGGTGTAGAGTTCGTTATAGGAGATATGTTGTGCGTCTTCTTTCGGATCATTCGGTTCCCAGATAATAGCAGTTTTATCTCCTCTTACAGAAAGGTGTCTGTCAATACAGTTTTTAGTAATATTAAGTTTGGCATTTTTAAACCATGTGATTTTGGCTTCATTCATATCGTACTTAACAACCTTGCTCCATCTCTGATACCACACAAAGTTTTGATCGGCTACCTTATCCCAGAATTTTTTAGGATTTTTGATAGACTTCTTATATTCTTCAAAATAATGTGGTAAGTCTTCTATTAAGTAATTTCTCATATCCCTTTCGTTTTTGAAATTTGAATTGTTTATATTTTAAATTTATGTTTAATTTCCGGTTTTACCCCTATATTCCCTGATTTTTTCCTGAATTTCCTCAATGATTTTTTCGTCATCTATCGTCGATGGAATCTGGAAATCTTTTCCATCCAATAAGGTTCGGATAAGCTTTCTTAAAATCTTTCCCGAACGGGTTTTGGGTAAACGCTTGACAACCATAGCGTTTTTTAAAAATGCAACAGCACCAATTTTTTCGCGAACCATTCCGATGATGTCTTTTTCAACTTCTTTTTCAGAAATGCCCGATCCGTTTTTTAAAACCACGGCAGCAAAAGGAACCTGACCTTTTAAATCGTCATCAATTCCCACTACTGCACATTCTGCCACATCAGGGTGTGACGAGACAATTTCTTCCATTTCGGAAGTAGAAAGTCTGTGTCCGGCCACATTAATGACATCATCAACTCTTCCCGTAATGAAAATATATCCGTCTTCGTCCCGTATGGCGCCGTCTCCTGAAAAATAATACCCTGTATACTGAGAAAGATAGCTGCTTTGGAAACGCTCATCATCTTTCCAGATTCCCAGCATAGCTCCTGGAGGAAGCGGAAGTTTTATAACCAGATATCCTTCATGGTGCGGATCGAGCTCTAAGCCGTTTTCGTCAAATATTTTAATATCATATCCGGGAATAGGTTTTCCTGCAGAAGCTCTCTTGATATGATAATCTTCACCGGAAGTCAGTAATCCCAGCATAGGCCAGCCAGATTCGGTCTGCCACCAGTGATCAATAGCAGGAACTCCGATGTGCTCTGCAAACCAGTCTAAGGTCGCCACATCACATCTTTCACCGGCAAGAAATTGCTTCCTGAAGTGGCTAAGATCATATTTTTTTACCAGTTCCCCGTTCGGGTCTTCTTTTTAATGGCTCTGATAGCAGTAGGCGCAGTAAACATCACAGAGACTTTGTATTCTGAAATAATTCTCCAGAACGTTCCTGCGTCAGGAGTCATGATCGGTTTTCCTTCAAAAATAATCGTTGTATTTCTATTAATTAATGGTCCGTAAACAGAGAAGCTGTGTCCGACTGCCCAGCCAAAATCGGATGCTGCCCAATACGTTTCTCCGGGTTCAACACCATAAACGTATTTCATAGAAAATTTCAGGGCTGTAGCATAGCCTCCGGTATCCCGGACAATTCCCTTAGGTTTTCCTGTTGTTCCTGAAGTGTAAAGTACATAAAGAGGATGTGTAGACTCAACCGATACACAGTCAACCGGCTTTGATTTTTGAACCAATTCTTCGTAATCAATCAAGCCGTCAAACATTTCGTCTTGATTGTCAACTAATTTTCTGTTGTAAACAATAATATTATCGACTTTGTCCTGTGCAAGCTCGATTGCTTTTTCCACGAGAGGTAAATAAGGGATTCTTTTGGCGATTTCTATTCCTGCTGTTGCTGTAATTAAGACTTTAGGTTTGCAATCGTCAATTCTTACAACTAATTCGTGAGGTGCGAAACCTCCGAAAACGACATTGTGAATGACACCAATCCTTGCACAGGCCAGCATGGCAAAAAGCGTCTGCGGAATCATCGGCATATAGATAACAGCAGTGTCTCCTTTTTGTAATCCTAATGAAGAAAGGCCTCCTGCAAGTTTTGAAATTTCTTCCTGAGCTTGTTTGAAGGTGTATGTTTTCTTCTGATGAGTTACAGGAGAGTCGTAAACAATCGCTGTCTGATCCCCAAAACCATCTTCAATGTGTTTATCTATGCATAAATAGCACATATTAAGCTGCCCGTCCGTAAACCACTCAGGGTAATTATTCTGATCAGTTGAAAGAATCTGTTGTGGAAACTGAAACCATGGTATTGCTTCAGCTTGTTCCTTCCAGAAAGCTTCCTTATCTTCTATACTTTGTTTAAATAAAATATCTGTATCCATATCAATATTCGTGTATTTGGTGGTTTCTGTCATTGCAGGTTGTAAAGCAACAAAGTAATCTTCTGTTTACCCAAACATCTCCTCAATCTGCTGCATCAGCTTCTTAATTGAGTAGGGCTTCGTTACGTACGCATCGGCTCCCATTTCCATTCCTTTTTCAATATCCCGAGGATTGTTTTTAGCGCTCAGGAAAATGACCTTTGTGTCTTTTAGTTTTTCATCCTGCTTAATGATGTCCAAAGTACTGTAACCGTCAAGATTAGGCATCATGATATCGAGAAGAATGACATCCGGAACCATGGTTTTCAGAAAGTCGAGCACTTCAGTTCCGTCCCGTGCAATATAAACATCATAG encodes the following:
- a CDS encoding bifunctional (p)ppGpp synthetase/guanosine-3',5'-bis(diphosphate) 3'-pyrophosphohydrolase — its product is MSYDLEQENKEILARYKDLISNTYRTLDEENNKLIRKAFDIALDAHKDQRRKTGEPYIYHPIAVAKIVATEIGLGATSIACALLHDVIEDSDYTYEDLKKIFGEKIAAIVNGLTKISIMNHQNISVQSENYRKLLLTLSEDFRVILIKIADRLHNMRTLESMAPDKQKKIASETVYIYAPMAHRLGLYNIKSELEDLSLKYNNPEIYNEITEKLELAKENRERYIQEFTKEVSERLREEGLNFKIKGRAKAISSIYRKMLKQGVSFEEVFDNYAIRIIYKSDAKNEKFLAWKIYSIVTDVYHSNPSRMRDWITQPRSTGYESLHLTVLGPDKKWIEVQIRSERMDEIAEKGVAAHYKYKEGYKQSSDDRNFEKWVTEIREVLEQQQNLSTSELLDNIKLNLYSKEVFVFTPKGEIKILPTNATALDFAFSVHSDLGMKCLGAKINGKLVPISYILQNGDQVDILSSQNQKPKSDWLEFVVTSKAKSKIKSYLNSQKNQLVEEGKEILQRKLRHAKINFNDEEINKLQKFFNLKSSQELFLKFQSNELDVSSLRKYIESKNVFNNLLSRFRKSPTKNHHFEEPKEENLDMIVFGKDEEKLNYSYAKCCTVIPGDKIFGFITISDGIKVHSDNCPNAINLRAQYDYRVIPAKWVNAESFKNRVKIEIEGLDRMGMINDITTVISGSMGMDMKSMSIESNNGVFTGNITLEVKNKGQLEETFKKLKNINGVSRVRRLQS
- the acs gene encoding acetate--CoA ligase; its protein translation is MRNYLIEDLPHYFEEYKKSIKNPKKFWDKVADQNFVWYQRWSKVVKYDMNEAKITWFKNAKLNITKNCIDRHLSVRGDKTAIIWEPNDPKEDAQHISYNELYTRVNKTANVLSEMGIQKGDRVCIYLPMIPELAITMLACAKLGAVHSVIFAGFSAAAVASRVNDCEAKMVITSDGSYRGSKVLDLKTIVDEALEKTPTVEKVLVVKRTHNEINMKEGRDYWMADLYDKASPDFVTVIMDSEDPLFILYTSGSTGKPKGMLHTSAGYMVYTAYTFKNVFNYKENDIYWCTADIGWITGHSYILYGPLLNGATTVIFEGVPTYPEPDRFWEVIEKHKITQFYTAPTAIRSLAKESTEWVDKHDLSTLKVIGSVGEPINDEAWHWFNDHVGKKKCPIVDTWWQTETGGIMISPLPFVTPTKPTYATLPLPGIQPVLMDDKRNEITGNQVTGNLCIRFPWPGIARTIWGDHQRYKETYFTAFPGKYFTGDGALRDVVGYYRITGRVDDVIIVSGHNLGTAPIEDSINQHPAVAESAIVGYPHDIKGNGLYGYVTLKETGESRDKENLKKEINQLIADQIGPIAKLDKIQFVSGLPKTRSGKIMRRILRKIAEGDFSNFGDISTLLNPEIVEEIKNERI
- a CDS encoding response regulator, with product MKKIIIADDEHKILMSLEYSFKKNGYDVYIARDGTEVLDFLKTMVPDVILLDIMMPNLDGYSTLDIIKQDEKLKDTKVIFLSAKNNPRDIEKGMEMGADAYVTKPYSIKKLMQQIEEMFG